Proteins co-encoded in one Odontesthes bonariensis isolate fOdoBon6 chromosome 24, fOdoBon6.hap1, whole genome shotgun sequence genomic window:
- the LOC142375170 gene encoding rho-related GTP-binding protein RhoB-like has product MERLMRRQEMAPMADIRKKLVVVGDGACGKTCLLIVFSKDEFPEVYVPTVFETYVADIEVDNKQVQLALWDTAGQEDYDRLRPLSYPDTDVILMCFSVDSPDSLENISEKWVPEVKHFCPNVPIILVANKKDLRNDENVKNELSRLKLEPVKTEDGRAMAARIGAYDYLECSAKTKEGIWEVFETATRAALQKRTTPPDGCFKCCVLM; this is encoded by the coding sequence ATGGAACGCCTGATGAGGAGACAGGAAATGGCCCCGATGGCAGACATACGAAAGAAACTTGTGGTGGTCGGGGACGGCGCATGTGGGAAAACGTGTCTACTGATAGTCTTCAGCAAAGACGAATTTCCTGAAGTGTATGTTCCGACTGTGTTTGAGACATATGTGGCGGACATTGAAGTGGACAACAAGCAAGTCCAGCTGGCTTTGTGGGACACAGCTGGACAGGAGGACTACGACAGGCTGCGCCCACTCTCCTACCCGGACACTGATGTCATTCTGATGTGTTTCTCCGTGGACAGCCCGGATTCGTTGGAAAACATCTCTGAAAAGTGGGTCCCTGAAGTCAAACACTTTTGCCCTAATGTGCCCATCATATTAGTGGCCAACAAGAAAGATCTGCGCAACGACGAGAACGTCAAGAACGAGCTGTCTCGGTTGAAGCTGGAGCCTGTGAAAACAGAGGACGGCAGAGCCATGGCCGCGCGCATTGGCGCATATGACTATTTGGAGTGTTCTGCGAAAACCAAGGAGGGGATCTGGGAAGTGTTCGAAACTGCAACACGCGCAGCCCTCCAAAAACGAACAACGCCACCGGACGGTTGTTTCAAATGCTGCGTTTTGATGTGA